The following are from one region of the Coffea eugenioides isolate CCC68of chromosome 2, Ceug_1.0, whole genome shotgun sequence genome:
- the LOC113760944 gene encoding phosphatidylinositol 4-phosphate 5-kinase 8: MEASERTLEKVFPCGDVYAGNFKGLLPHGKGKYTWSDGTTYEGDWEEGKMNGKGRISWASGATYEGDFSGNYLHGFGTFTGSDGSLYTGGWRMNSQHGIGRKQYQNSDVYDGCWKEGKREGSGRYAWSNSNMYIGSWKNGKMSGRGVMKWLNGDLFDGFWSNGRRHGTGCYRFADGGYYFGTWTKGLKDGQGTFYPAGNKHSARRKSSADKNGEKKKRLLVHSSSVNSENSVRPHVRRSHSEKISNTLLRGSSQTSHRTSSLREDSALDDISVDMSFDASSRYSDDDQSGLQGDSSVAFEREYMQGVLIKERVRSISGLSLKSKKRYKFHAKEVKSKSCVDIFEGHRRYYLMLNLQLGIRYTVGKITPVPAREVRSSDFGERARIRMYFPRKGSQFTPPHYSIDFYWKDYCPMVFRNLREMFKLNAAEYMMSICGDDGLRELSSPGKSGSIFFLSGDDRFVIKTLKRSELKVFLRMLPRYYRHVSQHENTLITKFFGLHRIKLKHGKKVRFVVMGNMFCTELRIHRRYDLKGSSHGRFTKKDKIDEGTTLKDLDLTYEFHMDKLLRESLFKQLSLDCEFLESQQIIDYSLLLGLHFRAPEHLKALLEPPDSLHKPASAQATLGGMTSQGELSIPPRGLLLVTHEPSSVSTEPGPHIRGSTLRAMSVGDKEVDLLLPGTARLRVQLGVNMPAQANLKVLQDKTDLAEVELFEVYDVVLYLGIIDILQEYNVRKKLEHTCKSLQFDPMSISVVEPKLYSRRFINFLEKVFPVAP; the protein is encoded by the exons ATGGAGGCTAGTGAAAG GACTCTTGAAAAGGTTTTCCCTTGTGGTGATGTCTATGCGGGTAACTTTAAGGGACTGCTCCCCCatggaaaaggaaaatataCATGGTCAGATGGGACTACTTATGAGGGAGATTGggaagaaggaaaaatgaaTGGCAAGGGAAGGATCTCCTGGGCATCAGGAGCCACATATGAGGGTGATTTTTCTGGGAACTACCTCCACGGATTTGGAACATTTACTGGTTCTGATGGTTCTTTATACACGGGTGGCTGGAGGATGAACTCTCAACATGGAATTGGACGAAAGCAATATCAAAACTCTGACGTTTATGATGGGTGTTGGAAAGAGGGCAAAAGGGAAGGCAGTGGGAGGTATGCATGGAGCAATAGCAACATGTATATTGGAAGttggaaaaatgggaaaatgaGTGGTAGAGGGGTTATGAAATGGCTTAATGGCGATCTTTTTGATGGCTTTTGGTCTAATGGACGAAGACATGGGACAGGCTGCTATAGGTTTGCTGATGGAGGTTATTATTTTGGCACATGGACTAAAGGTTTAAAGGATGGACAAGGGACATTTTATCCTGCTGGTAATAAACATTCTGCACGAAGGAAGTCTAGTGCTGATAAAAAtggggagaaaaagaaaagattattGGTTCATAGTTCATCAGTTAACTCTGAGAATTCTGTGAGACCTCATGTTAGGCGTAGCCATTCTGAGAAAATATCTAATACCCTTTTGAGAGGTTCAAGTCAAACATCACACAGGACTTCATCACTGCGTGAAGATAGTGCTCTTGATGATATCAGTGTTGATATGTCATTTGACGCTTCATCTCGTTATTCTGATGATGACCAATCTGGGTTGCAGGGCGATAGTTCTGTTGCTTTTGAAAGGGAATATATGCAAGGAGTCTTAATCAAGGAAAGGGTTAGAAGTATAAGTGGGCTGTCTCTAAAGAGCAAAAAGAGAtacaaatttcatgcaaaagaAGTAAAAAGCAAGTCATGTGTGGATATTTTTGAAGGCCATAGACGCTATTATCTAATGCTTAACTTGCAACTTGGCATCAG GTACACCGTGGGTAAGATTACGCCTGTTCCTGCCCGTGAAGTGAGATCTTCTGACTTTGGAGAACGAGCAAGAATTAGAATGTATTTTCCTAGAAAAGGTTCGCAGTTTACACCTCCACATTATTCAATTGACTTCTATTGGAAGGATTATTGCCCAATGGTATTCAG GAATTTGAGAGAAATGTTTAAGTTGAATGCGGCAGAGTACATGATGTCTATCTGTGGAGATGACGGTCTGAGAGAGCTTTCTTCTCCAGGGAAAAGTGGCAGCATTTTCTTTCTGTCAGGTGACGATAGATTTGTGATCAAGACTTTGAAGAGATCAGAGCTTAAG GTTTTTCTCAGGATGTTACCTCGCTACTATAGACATGTAAGCCAGCATGAAAACACACTCATAACAAAATTTTTCGGCCTACACAGAATAAAATTGAAACATGGAAAAAAG GTACGCTTTGTGGTCATGGGAAATATGTTCTGCACTGAATTGCGAATTCATCGTCGCTATGATTTGAAAGGTTCATCTCATGGGAGATTTACGAAGAAAGACAAGATTGATGAGGGCACTACATTAAAAGATCTTGATTTGACTTATGAATTTCATATGGACAAGTTATTGCGTGAATCACTTTTCAA GCAACTATCTCTGGACTGTGAGTTTTTAGAGTCTCAGCAGATAATTGATTACAGTCTTCTGCTGGGGTTGCATTTTAGAGCTCCTGAACATCTTAAAGCCTTGCTTGAGCCACCTGACTCACTACACAAGCCTGCGAGTGCACAAGCTACTCTTGGTG GCATGACATCTCAGGGAGAGCTGTCAATTCCTCCAAGGGGATTGCTTTTAGTGACCCATGAACCCAGTTCAGTCAGTACTGAGCCAGGTCCTCACATAAGAGGAAGTACTCTGAGAGCAATGTCTGTTGGTGACAAAGAAGTTGATCTTCTTCTACCTGGTACCGCAAG GTTGAGGGTGCAACTAGGTGTGAACATGCCGGCACAGGCAAATCTCAAGGTCCTGCAAGATAAGACTGATTTGGCAGAAGTTGAACTCTTCGAGGTTTACGACGTCGTCCTCTATCTTGGCATTATTGATATACTGCAGGAATACAACGTGAGGAAGAAATTAGAGCACACTTGTAAATCTTTGCAGTTTGACCCCATGTCAATTTCTGTTGTTGAACCCAAGCTCTATTCGAGACGATTCATCAATTTTCTGGAGAAAGTTTTCCCAGTTGCACCATGA